From a region of the Haematobia irritans isolate KBUSLIRL chromosome 4, ASM5000362v1, whole genome shotgun sequence genome:
- the Clk gene encoding circadian locomoter output cycles kaput protein Clock isoform X1 produces the protein MEDETDDRDDTKRRSRNLSEKKRRDQFNSLVNDLSALITTSNRKMDKSTVLKSTINFLKHHNEATDRSKVFEIQQNWKPSFLSNDEFTQLMLESLNGFIIVFGSHGSIFYTSDSVTTQLGYLPGDLLNMSIFDLAYEMDHENILNVFLNPKPVIAPMQTDIGSRNQITFFLHLKRGGEEVGCGRHSFELVKFVGYFRNDASLEVTQQNTQTPLPPALQRNSMKLDNKLIFVGTGRLQMPQLIGEITVIDPTCCEFTSKHSMEWKFLFLDQRAPPIIGYMPFEVLGTSGYDYYHFDDLDDIVASHEKLMLVGKVKTGFYRFLTKGQQWIWLQTDSYISYNQFNNKPEYVVCTHKVINYLEVLKHKKLEGQKPTSTCMNPSGISKLSLAAQCGPNADATITTTTVESPGDGPTTTPLLASNNAVICTTPNNLLSSNNNATAMYSQTNLVADILHNETSPSLDSSTLWTNPPTPTGAGQSCQLQVLKSNSRPASSYGNISSTGVSPNVKRKRYMYGSRGNESDSTSMSTESGTSRQSQMTHMSTVGCYSGQKIRQRHSSGLEHGNFSGGQHHQQQPTSSTQLHRQQQQHHHNPNIHTQHQQDIDQQLTLPQTQGPKIFQSLPQHAMVPGTPITASGSCQFSQPTFPIRSPQIVAPSFIESPQYLTAIPVQPVIAPFQVAPVISPLPVSLCTPTVNNVEIPSGSLNTSSCLLKHHHQHDMLASPVVMSSNPNQLQEQLQRKHDELQKLIMQQQEELRIVSEQLLLARYTLLQPVMPVNYGHGHGQEGRTMGASNARNFNLNSNAVQQQFNQYGFAMNATEMNTQQVMLQHQHSLQQQQIQNNQVRQHCSHQQHPTNVHNTNSSSSQTQQQQQSTSMMPTQQQTQNSSMYLNRNVPDLEHFAQEEFDAFLNLSPLQNVAGNSDPVLNQITNSSTVINTSNPNIQTNPPADISNATPSSSGDIHLMETSTYKANANNPPATGSEDSIFSYIQMAAESSQNITFNMTLNDGGITADANNDDSKLISTTTNAGNSQSVPTDQDQQISLPSTSKTQATHSLTPQRQSHRSPLFGSCPSPTQSSSNNVQMSNAIATNSAASVVSNHTNNNSNSNVLASSLDRMLPYQIDAERLQDLFDSSANGQN, from the exons gcGATCGCGAAATCTTAGCGAAAAGAAACGTCGTGACCAATTCAATTCTCTGGTTAACGATTTGAGTGCTTTGATAACTACATCCAATCGGAAAATGGACAAATCGACAGTTCTAAAGTCAACCATCAACTTTCTGAAACATCACAATG AGGCAACTGACAGATCAAAGGTATTTGAAATTCAACAGAATTGGAAACCTTCATTTCTCAGTAATGATGAGTTCACACAGCTAATGTTAGAGTCTTTGAATGGTTTCATCATAGTTTTTGGCAGCCATGGTTCCATATTCTATACATCGGATAGTGTTACCACGCAATTGGGCTATTTACCG GGTGATCTACTCAATATGAGCATTTTCGATTTGGCCTATGAAATGGACCATGAGAATATCTTAAATGTATTTCTCAATCCGAAACCGGTCATTGCACCCATGCAAACTGATATTGGTAGCcgtaatcagataacatttttcctGCATTTGAAAAGAGGCGGTGAAGAAGTGGGCTGTGGCCGTCATTCATTCGAATTAGTTAAATTTGTAGGTTATTTTA GAAATGATGCCAGCCTGGAGGTGACCCAACAGAATACTCAAACACCATTGCCACCTGCCCTGCAAAGGAATTccatgaaattggacaacaaacTAATTTTCGTGGGAACTGGACGTTTACAAATGCCCCAATTGATTGGGGAGATAACTGTGATCGATCCCACTTGCTGTGAGTTTACATCGAAGCATAGCATGGAATGGAAGTTCTTGTTTCTCGATCAGAGGGCGCCGCCCATAATTGGTTATATGCCCTTTGAGGTTTTGGGAACCTCTGGCTATGACTATTACCATTTCGATGATCTGGATGATATTGTAGCCAGCCATGAGAAAC TAATGCTCGTGGGCAAAGTTAAGACCGGCTTCTATCGTTTCCTTACAAAGGGTCAACAATGGATATGGCTTCAAACAGATTCCTACATATCATACAATCAGTTTAACAATAAACCAGAGTATGTGGTATGTACTCACAAGGTTATCAACTATTTGGAGGTGCTGAAACACAAGAAATTAGAAGGCCAAAAACCCACCAGCACTTGCATGAACCCATCGGGAATATCGAAATTATCATTGGCGGCCCAATGTGGGCCAAATGCAGATGCCACTATTACTACTACAACGGTAGAGTCGCCCGGTGATGGCCCGACCACAACGCCCCTTTTAGCCTCTAATAACGCTGTGATATGTACAACGCCAAACAATCTCCTGTCATCGAATAACAATGCCACTGCAATGTATAGCCAAACAAATTtggtggctgatattttgcataatgAAACATCTCCCAGTTTAGATTCCTCAACACTATGGACGAATCCCCCCACACCGACGGGAGCTGGCCAGAGTTGTCAATTGCAGGTTTTGAAATCCAATTCACGACCGGCATCCAGTTATGGCAACATCAGCTCTACAGGAGTTTCACCAAATGTGAAACGAAAACGTTATATGTATGGCAGCCGTGGTAATGAGTCCGATTCAACATCAATGTCTACAGAATCTGGCACTAGCCGCCAATCTCAGATGACTCATATGAGTACTGTGGGCTGTTACAGTGGGCAAAAG ATTCGACAAAGACATTCATCTGGTTTAGAACATGGAAATTTCTCTGGAGGCCAACATCATCAACAACAGCCAACTTCATCCACACAATTGCATCgtcaacagcaacaacatcatCACAACCCCAATATCCATACGCAACATCAGCAAGATATTGACCAGCAGTTGACATTACCTCAAACTCAGGGTCCGAAAATATTCCAATCTTTGCCGCAGCATGCTATGGTACCTGGAACGCCAATAACCGCCAGCGGATCATGTCAGTTCAGCCAACCTACCTTCCCCATACGAAGTCCACAAATTGTGGCACCATCCTTTATAGAATCACCACAATATCTAACCGCTATACCAGTGCAACCAGTGATAGCGCCATTTCAAGTTGCTCCAGTTATATCACCACTGCCGGTAAGCCTTTGTACACCAACCGTTAATAATGTAGAAATACCTTCAGGATCTCTGAACACTTCCTCTTGCCTCTTAAAGCATCACCATCAGCACGATATGTTGGCAAGTCCAGTCGTAATGTCTTCCAATCCAAATCAATTGCAAGAGCAATTGCAACGTAAGCATGATGAATTGCAGAAGTTGATAATGCAACAGCAGGAGGAATTACGTATTGTATCGGAACAATTATTGCTGGCCCGTTATACACTGTTGCAGCCTGTGATGCCCGTGAATTATGGTCATGGCCATGGCCAGGAAGGTCGGACTATGGGTGCCAGCAATGCAAGAAACTTCAACCTAAATAGCAATGCAGTACAACAACAATTCAACCAGTATGGATTTGCCATGAATGCCACCGAAATGAATACTCAACAGGTTATGCTGCAGCATCAACATAGTTTGCAACAACAGCAAATTCAAAATAACCAGGTGCGACAACACTGCAGTCATCAGCAGCATCCAACAAATGTCCACAACACGAATTCGAGCAGTAGTCAaacgcagcagcaacaacaatccACCTCTATGATGCCAACGCAGCAGCAAACACAAAACTCTTCCATGTATCTCAATCGTAATGTTCCGGATTTGGAACACTTCGCCCAGGAAGAGTTCGATGCATTCCTTAACTTATCACCTCTGCAGAATGTCGCAGGAAATTCCGACCCTGTCCTCAATCAAATTACAAATTCCAGTACTGTAATAAATACTTCCAATcccaacatacaaacaaatccaCCCGCCGACATTAGTAACGCCACACCTAGTTCCAGTGGAGATATTCATCTGATGGAAACATCAACCTATAAAGCCAATGCCAATAATCCACCCGCTACGGGAAGTGAGGACTCGATATTTTCCTACATACAAATGGCAGCGGAATCTAGTCAAAACATCACCTTCAATATGACCCTTAATGATGGTGGTATAACAGCCGATGCCAACAATGATGACTCCAAACTAATCTCCACAACGACCAATGCTGGAAACAGTCAAAGTGTTCCCACAGATCAAGATCAGCAAATATCACTTCCCTCGACATCGAAAACTCAGGCAACACACTCACTTACACCTCAACGACAGTCCCATAGATCTCCACTCTTTGGCTCATGTCCATCTCCCACCCAGAGTTCATCAAATAATGTACAAATGTCAAATGCAATTGCAACGAATTCTGCAGCAAGTGTGGTGAGCAATCACACCAACaataattcaaattcaaatgtttTGGCTTCTAGCCTCGATCGTATGCTACCATATCAAATAGATGCAGAACGATTACAAGATCTATTCGATTCAAGTGCAAATGGACAAAACTGA
- the Clk gene encoding circadian locomoter output cycles kaput protein Clock isoform X2 encodes MEDETDDRDDTKRRSRNLSEKKRRDQFNSLVNDLSALITTSNRKMDKSTVLKSTINFLKHHNEATDRSKVFEIQQNWKPSFLSNDEFTQLMLESLNGFIIVFGSHGSIFYTSDSVTTQLGYLPGDLLNMSIFDLAYEMDHENILNVFLNPKPVIAPMQTDIGSRNQITFFLHLKRGGEEVGCGRHSFELVKFVGYFRNDASLEVTQQNTQTPLPPALQRNSMKLDNKLIFVGTGRLQMPQLIGEITVIDPTCCEFTSKHSMEWKFLFLDQRAPPIIGYMPFEVLGTSGYDYYHFDDLDDIVASHEKLMLVGKVKTGFYRFLTKGQQWIWLQTDSYISYNQFNNKPEYVVCTHKVINYLEVLKHKKLEGQKPTSTCMNPSGISKLSLAAQCGPNADATITTTTVESPGDGPTTTPLLASNNAVICTTPNNLLSSNNNATAMYSQTNLVADILHNETSPSLDSSTLWTNPPTPTGAGQSCQLQVLKSNSRPASSYGNISSTGVSPNVKRKRYMYGSRGNESDSTSMSTESGTSRQSQMTHMSTVGCYSGQKIRQRHSSGLEHGNFSGGQHHQQQPTSSTQLHRQQQQHHHNPNIHTQHQQDIDQQLTLPQTQGPKIFQSLPQHAMVPGTPITASGSCQFSQPTFPIRSPQIVAPSFIESPQYLTAIPVQPVIAPFQVAPVISPLPHHHQHDMLASPVVMSSNPNQLQEQLQRKHDELQKLIMQQQEELRIVSEQLLLARYTLLQPVMPVNYGHGHGQEGRTMGASNARNFNLNSNAVQQQFNQYGFAMNATEMNTQQVMLQHQHSLQQQQIQNNQVRQHCSHQQHPTNVHNTNSSSSQTQQQQQSTSMMPTQQQTQNSSMYLNRNVPDLEHFAQEEFDAFLNLSPLQNVAGNSDPVLNQITNSSTVINTSNPNIQTNPPADISNATPSSSGDIHLMETSTYKANANNPPATGSEDSIFSYIQMAAESSQNITFNMTLNDGGITADANNDDSKLISTTTNAGNSQSVPTDQDQQISLPSTSKTQATHSLTPQRQSHRSPLFGSCPSPTQSSSNNVQMSNAIATNSAASVVSNHTNNNSNSNVLASSLDRMLPYQIDAERLQDLFDSSANGQN; translated from the exons gcGATCGCGAAATCTTAGCGAAAAGAAACGTCGTGACCAATTCAATTCTCTGGTTAACGATTTGAGTGCTTTGATAACTACATCCAATCGGAAAATGGACAAATCGACAGTTCTAAAGTCAACCATCAACTTTCTGAAACATCACAATG AGGCAACTGACAGATCAAAGGTATTTGAAATTCAACAGAATTGGAAACCTTCATTTCTCAGTAATGATGAGTTCACACAGCTAATGTTAGAGTCTTTGAATGGTTTCATCATAGTTTTTGGCAGCCATGGTTCCATATTCTATACATCGGATAGTGTTACCACGCAATTGGGCTATTTACCG GGTGATCTACTCAATATGAGCATTTTCGATTTGGCCTATGAAATGGACCATGAGAATATCTTAAATGTATTTCTCAATCCGAAACCGGTCATTGCACCCATGCAAACTGATATTGGTAGCcgtaatcagataacatttttcctGCATTTGAAAAGAGGCGGTGAAGAAGTGGGCTGTGGCCGTCATTCATTCGAATTAGTTAAATTTGTAGGTTATTTTA GAAATGATGCCAGCCTGGAGGTGACCCAACAGAATACTCAAACACCATTGCCACCTGCCCTGCAAAGGAATTccatgaaattggacaacaaacTAATTTTCGTGGGAACTGGACGTTTACAAATGCCCCAATTGATTGGGGAGATAACTGTGATCGATCCCACTTGCTGTGAGTTTACATCGAAGCATAGCATGGAATGGAAGTTCTTGTTTCTCGATCAGAGGGCGCCGCCCATAATTGGTTATATGCCCTTTGAGGTTTTGGGAACCTCTGGCTATGACTATTACCATTTCGATGATCTGGATGATATTGTAGCCAGCCATGAGAAAC TAATGCTCGTGGGCAAAGTTAAGACCGGCTTCTATCGTTTCCTTACAAAGGGTCAACAATGGATATGGCTTCAAACAGATTCCTACATATCATACAATCAGTTTAACAATAAACCAGAGTATGTGGTATGTACTCACAAGGTTATCAACTATTTGGAGGTGCTGAAACACAAGAAATTAGAAGGCCAAAAACCCACCAGCACTTGCATGAACCCATCGGGAATATCGAAATTATCATTGGCGGCCCAATGTGGGCCAAATGCAGATGCCACTATTACTACTACAACGGTAGAGTCGCCCGGTGATGGCCCGACCACAACGCCCCTTTTAGCCTCTAATAACGCTGTGATATGTACAACGCCAAACAATCTCCTGTCATCGAATAACAATGCCACTGCAATGTATAGCCAAACAAATTtggtggctgatattttgcataatgAAACATCTCCCAGTTTAGATTCCTCAACACTATGGACGAATCCCCCCACACCGACGGGAGCTGGCCAGAGTTGTCAATTGCAGGTTTTGAAATCCAATTCACGACCGGCATCCAGTTATGGCAACATCAGCTCTACAGGAGTTTCACCAAATGTGAAACGAAAACGTTATATGTATGGCAGCCGTGGTAATGAGTCCGATTCAACATCAATGTCTACAGAATCTGGCACTAGCCGCCAATCTCAGATGACTCATATGAGTACTGTGGGCTGTTACAGTGGGCAAAAG ATTCGACAAAGACATTCATCTGGTTTAGAACATGGAAATTTCTCTGGAGGCCAACATCATCAACAACAGCCAACTTCATCCACACAATTGCATCgtcaacagcaacaacatcatCACAACCCCAATATCCATACGCAACATCAGCAAGATATTGACCAGCAGTTGACATTACCTCAAACTCAGGGTCCGAAAATATTCCAATCTTTGCCGCAGCATGCTATGGTACCTGGAACGCCAATAACCGCCAGCGGATCATGTCAGTTCAGCCAACCTACCTTCCCCATACGAAGTCCACAAATTGTGGCACCATCCTTTATAGAATCACCACAATATCTAACCGCTATACCAGTGCAACCAGTGATAGCGCCATTTCAAGTTGCTCCAGTTATATCACCACTGCCG CATCACCATCAGCACGATATGTTGGCAAGTCCAGTCGTAATGTCTTCCAATCCAAATCAATTGCAAGAGCAATTGCAACGTAAGCATGATGAATTGCAGAAGTTGATAATGCAACAGCAGGAGGAATTACGTATTGTATCGGAACAATTATTGCTGGCCCGTTATACACTGTTGCAGCCTGTGATGCCCGTGAATTATGGTCATGGCCATGGCCAGGAAGGTCGGACTATGGGTGCCAGCAATGCAAGAAACTTCAACCTAAATAGCAATGCAGTACAACAACAATTCAACCAGTATGGATTTGCCATGAATGCCACCGAAATGAATACTCAACAGGTTATGCTGCAGCATCAACATAGTTTGCAACAACAGCAAATTCAAAATAACCAGGTGCGACAACACTGCAGTCATCAGCAGCATCCAACAAATGTCCACAACACGAATTCGAGCAGTAGTCAaacgcagcagcaacaacaatccACCTCTATGATGCCAACGCAGCAGCAAACACAAAACTCTTCCATGTATCTCAATCGTAATGTTCCGGATTTGGAACACTTCGCCCAGGAAGAGTTCGATGCATTCCTTAACTTATCACCTCTGCAGAATGTCGCAGGAAATTCCGACCCTGTCCTCAATCAAATTACAAATTCCAGTACTGTAATAAATACTTCCAATcccaacatacaaacaaatccaCCCGCCGACATTAGTAACGCCACACCTAGTTCCAGTGGAGATATTCATCTGATGGAAACATCAACCTATAAAGCCAATGCCAATAATCCACCCGCTACGGGAAGTGAGGACTCGATATTTTCCTACATACAAATGGCAGCGGAATCTAGTCAAAACATCACCTTCAATATGACCCTTAATGATGGTGGTATAACAGCCGATGCCAACAATGATGACTCCAAACTAATCTCCACAACGACCAATGCTGGAAACAGTCAAAGTGTTCCCACAGATCAAGATCAGCAAATATCACTTCCCTCGACATCGAAAACTCAGGCAACACACTCACTTACACCTCAACGACAGTCCCATAGATCTCCACTCTTTGGCTCATGTCCATCTCCCACCCAGAGTTCATCAAATAATGTACAAATGTCAAATGCAATTGCAACGAATTCTGCAGCAAGTGTGGTGAGCAATCACACCAACaataattcaaattcaaatgtttTGGCTTCTAGCCTCGATCGTATGCTACCATATCAAATAGATGCAGAACGATTACAAGATCTATTCGATTCAAGTGCAAATGGACAAAACTGA
- the Clk gene encoding circadian locomoter output cycles kaput protein Clock isoform X3, whose translation MSIFDLAYEMDHENILNVFLNPKPVIAPMQTDIGSRNQITFFLHLKRGGEEVGCGRHSFELVKFVGYFRNDASLEVTQQNTQTPLPPALQRNSMKLDNKLIFVGTGRLQMPQLIGEITVIDPTCCEFTSKHSMEWKFLFLDQRAPPIIGYMPFEVLGTSGYDYYHFDDLDDIVASHEKLMLVGKVKTGFYRFLTKGQQWIWLQTDSYISYNQFNNKPEYVVCTHKVINYLEVLKHKKLEGQKPTSTCMNPSGISKLSLAAQCGPNADATITTTTVESPGDGPTTTPLLASNNAVICTTPNNLLSSNNNATAMYSQTNLVADILHNETSPSLDSSTLWTNPPTPTGAGQSCQLQVLKSNSRPASSYGNISSTGVSPNVKRKRYMYGSRGNESDSTSMSTESGTSRQSQMTHMSTVGCYSGQKIRQRHSSGLEHGNFSGGQHHQQQPTSSTQLHRQQQQHHHNPNIHTQHQQDIDQQLTLPQTQGPKIFQSLPQHAMVPGTPITASGSCQFSQPTFPIRSPQIVAPSFIESPQYLTAIPVQPVIAPFQVAPVISPLPVSLCTPTVNNVEIPSGSLNTSSCLLKHHHQHDMLASPVVMSSNPNQLQEQLQRKHDELQKLIMQQQEELRIVSEQLLLARYTLLQPVMPVNYGHGHGQEGRTMGASNARNFNLNSNAVQQQFNQYGFAMNATEMNTQQVMLQHQHSLQQQQIQNNQVRQHCSHQQHPTNVHNTNSSSSQTQQQQQSTSMMPTQQQTQNSSMYLNRNVPDLEHFAQEEFDAFLNLSPLQNVAGNSDPVLNQITNSSTVINTSNPNIQTNPPADISNATPSSSGDIHLMETSTYKANANNPPATGSEDSIFSYIQMAAESSQNITFNMTLNDGGITADANNDDSKLISTTTNAGNSQSVPTDQDQQISLPSTSKTQATHSLTPQRQSHRSPLFGSCPSPTQSSSNNVQMSNAIATNSAASVVSNHTNNNSNSNVLASSLDRMLPYQIDAERLQDLFDSSANGQN comes from the exons ATGAGCATTTTCGATTTGGCCTATGAAATGGACCATGAGAATATCTTAAATGTATTTCTCAATCCGAAACCGGTCATTGCACCCATGCAAACTGATATTGGTAGCcgtaatcagataacatttttcctGCATTTGAAAAGAGGCGGTGAAGAAGTGGGCTGTGGCCGTCATTCATTCGAATTAGTTAAATTTGTAGGTTATTTTA GAAATGATGCCAGCCTGGAGGTGACCCAACAGAATACTCAAACACCATTGCCACCTGCCCTGCAAAGGAATTccatgaaattggacaacaaacTAATTTTCGTGGGAACTGGACGTTTACAAATGCCCCAATTGATTGGGGAGATAACTGTGATCGATCCCACTTGCTGTGAGTTTACATCGAAGCATAGCATGGAATGGAAGTTCTTGTTTCTCGATCAGAGGGCGCCGCCCATAATTGGTTATATGCCCTTTGAGGTTTTGGGAACCTCTGGCTATGACTATTACCATTTCGATGATCTGGATGATATTGTAGCCAGCCATGAGAAAC TAATGCTCGTGGGCAAAGTTAAGACCGGCTTCTATCGTTTCCTTACAAAGGGTCAACAATGGATATGGCTTCAAACAGATTCCTACATATCATACAATCAGTTTAACAATAAACCAGAGTATGTGGTATGTACTCACAAGGTTATCAACTATTTGGAGGTGCTGAAACACAAGAAATTAGAAGGCCAAAAACCCACCAGCACTTGCATGAACCCATCGGGAATATCGAAATTATCATTGGCGGCCCAATGTGGGCCAAATGCAGATGCCACTATTACTACTACAACGGTAGAGTCGCCCGGTGATGGCCCGACCACAACGCCCCTTTTAGCCTCTAATAACGCTGTGATATGTACAACGCCAAACAATCTCCTGTCATCGAATAACAATGCCACTGCAATGTATAGCCAAACAAATTtggtggctgatattttgcataatgAAACATCTCCCAGTTTAGATTCCTCAACACTATGGACGAATCCCCCCACACCGACGGGAGCTGGCCAGAGTTGTCAATTGCAGGTTTTGAAATCCAATTCACGACCGGCATCCAGTTATGGCAACATCAGCTCTACAGGAGTTTCACCAAATGTGAAACGAAAACGTTATATGTATGGCAGCCGTGGTAATGAGTCCGATTCAACATCAATGTCTACAGAATCTGGCACTAGCCGCCAATCTCAGATGACTCATATGAGTACTGTGGGCTGTTACAGTGGGCAAAAG ATTCGACAAAGACATTCATCTGGTTTAGAACATGGAAATTTCTCTGGAGGCCAACATCATCAACAACAGCCAACTTCATCCACACAATTGCATCgtcaacagcaacaacatcatCACAACCCCAATATCCATACGCAACATCAGCAAGATATTGACCAGCAGTTGACATTACCTCAAACTCAGGGTCCGAAAATATTCCAATCTTTGCCGCAGCATGCTATGGTACCTGGAACGCCAATAACCGCCAGCGGATCATGTCAGTTCAGCCAACCTACCTTCCCCATACGAAGTCCACAAATTGTGGCACCATCCTTTATAGAATCACCACAATATCTAACCGCTATACCAGTGCAACCAGTGATAGCGCCATTTCAAGTTGCTCCAGTTATATCACCACTGCCGGTAAGCCTTTGTACACCAACCGTTAATAATGTAGAAATACCTTCAGGATCTCTGAACACTTCCTCTTGCCTCTTAAAGCATCACCATCAGCACGATATGTTGGCAAGTCCAGTCGTAATGTCTTCCAATCCAAATCAATTGCAAGAGCAATTGCAACGTAAGCATGATGAATTGCAGAAGTTGATAATGCAACAGCAGGAGGAATTACGTATTGTATCGGAACAATTATTGCTGGCCCGTTATACACTGTTGCAGCCTGTGATGCCCGTGAATTATGGTCATGGCCATGGCCAGGAAGGTCGGACTATGGGTGCCAGCAATGCAAGAAACTTCAACCTAAATAGCAATGCAGTACAACAACAATTCAACCAGTATGGATTTGCCATGAATGCCACCGAAATGAATACTCAACAGGTTATGCTGCAGCATCAACATAGTTTGCAACAACAGCAAATTCAAAATAACCAGGTGCGACAACACTGCAGTCATCAGCAGCATCCAACAAATGTCCACAACACGAATTCGAGCAGTAGTCAaacgcagcagcaacaacaatccACCTCTATGATGCCAACGCAGCAGCAAACACAAAACTCTTCCATGTATCTCAATCGTAATGTTCCGGATTTGGAACACTTCGCCCAGGAAGAGTTCGATGCATTCCTTAACTTATCACCTCTGCAGAATGTCGCAGGAAATTCCGACCCTGTCCTCAATCAAATTACAAATTCCAGTACTGTAATAAATACTTCCAATcccaacatacaaacaaatccaCCCGCCGACATTAGTAACGCCACACCTAGTTCCAGTGGAGATATTCATCTGATGGAAACATCAACCTATAAAGCCAATGCCAATAATCCACCCGCTACGGGAAGTGAGGACTCGATATTTTCCTACATACAAATGGCAGCGGAATCTAGTCAAAACATCACCTTCAATATGACCCTTAATGATGGTGGTATAACAGCCGATGCCAACAATGATGACTCCAAACTAATCTCCACAACGACCAATGCTGGAAACAGTCAAAGTGTTCCCACAGATCAAGATCAGCAAATATCACTTCCCTCGACATCGAAAACTCAGGCAACACACTCACTTACACCTCAACGACAGTCCCATAGATCTCCACTCTTTGGCTCATGTCCATCTCCCACCCAGAGTTCATCAAATAATGTACAAATGTCAAATGCAATTGCAACGAATTCTGCAGCAAGTGTGGTGAGCAATCACACCAACaataattcaaattcaaatgtttTGGCTTCTAGCCTCGATCGTATGCTACCATATCAAATAGATGCAGAACGATTACAAGATCTATTCGATTCAAGTGCAAATGGACAAAACTGA